One Dermacentor silvarum isolate Dsil-2018 chromosome 10, BIME_Dsil_1.4, whole genome shotgun sequence genomic window carries:
- the LOC125941022 gene encoding uncharacterized protein LOC125941022: MQLRYAYGIFLSWVLSCMVNRGVSSRLYLKKVVKEYIDKMNLTHHGSVSTWGFTEEYAYWRQQPPPKEHPVTAEVDWMSYDRCNPPGLQESRRTNCTGFFMWSAYEGVDCPFSLKHYTTLPVCYRGLDDKLFTLELNGLITKNLNNVVRQIEDLKNVNTALDLWPIAGYTISKKAQLWNPERL, translated from the exons ATGCAGCTGCGCTACGCTTACGGGATCTTCTTGTCATGG GTTCTCTCGTGCATGGTTAACAGAG GTGTCTCTTCTCGGTTGTACTTGAAGAAAGTGGTCAAAGAATACATTGATAAAATGAATCTAACACACCATGGTAGTGTTTCCACCTGGGGCTTCACAGAAGAATACGCCTACTGGCGCCAACAGCCTCCCCCGAAAGA ACACCCAGTGACTGCTGAGGTAGACTGGATGAGCTATGATCGATGCAATCCACCCGGGCTCCAAGAATCACGGCGAACTAATTGCACTGGATTTTTTATGTGGTCCGCTTATGAAGGTGTAGATTGTCCTTTCAGCCTCAAGCACTACACTACGCTTCCGGTCTGCTACAGAGGGCTAGATGACAAGTTGTTCACGCTCGAACTAAATGGTCTCATC ACCAAGAACCTGAACAACGTCGTCCGGCAGATTGAGGACCTCAAGAACGTGAACACTGCACTTGACCTTTGGCCGATTGCTGGTTACACGATCTCGAAGAAGGCGCAGCTGTGGAACCCAGAGCGACTATGA